The DNA segment GCAGGTCCGACAGGTCGATCCGGTGCACGCCGAACTCCACGGACGGCAGCACCTGCTGGTGGGGATGCCCTTCGGCATCGGCGCGGAAGACGGTGCGCAACGCGGCATGCCGTGCGATCACGTCGCGCCAGGCGGCCTCCAGCGCGGGCACGTCGAGGGCGCCCCGCAGCACGAATGCCCCGGTGATGTGGTAGGCCGAGCCCTGCGGCTCCATCTGCCACAGGAACCACTGGCGCATCTGCGCGTACGACAGCGGGGCCTGGGCGGCGTCGGCCTCGCCGTCCTGCGCCTCGCGCGGCAGGATGGGGAACTGGCCCATCGTGAGCCCCTCTTCGCGCATCTTCGCGTAGGCGGCGCGGCGCTGCGCATCGGTCAGCCGCATGAAGCGCCGGGCCATCCGGACCTGGGGGGAAAATGCATCCATATCGCTCATCCGGCCATCTCCATATCGTCGAGGAAAGCATCGAGGCGCGACAGCGCGTCCGCCACGGGACGTTGCGGGCGCGCGGTTTCCACGCACCGCGCCAAGTCCGCCAGCACGGGGTGCAGGAAGACGTCCCGCACCGAAATCTCGGCCTGCAAGCCCGAGCGCACGCGCGCGACGAGCTGCATGGCCATCAGCGAATGGCCGCCCTGGGCGAAGAAGTGGTCGGTGCGGCCGGCGCGCGGCAGCGCCAGCAGTTCGCACCACATGCGCGCCAGCGCCTCCTCCACCTCCCCCTGCGGGGCGGTGTAGCCCGCAGTGGAAGCGGGCTGCACCGAGGGCAGCGCCTTGCGGTCCACCTTGCCGTTGGCGTTCAGCGGCAGCTCCGGCAGCACCGCGATCTGCGAGGGCACCATGGCCTCGGGCAGCTCTGCGGCAAGCCGCGCGCGCAGCGCCTCGCCGTCCAGGGTGGCGCCCGCGTGCGGACTGCAGTAAGCCACCAGCGCCGTGCCCGCAGGCGTGGATGCGGCCACCGCCACGGCCTCGCGCACGCCGGGCGAGGCCAGGAGGCGCGCCTCGATCTCGCCCAGCTCGATGCGCTGGCCGCGGATCTTCACCTGGTGGTCCAGCCGACCCAGGTATTCCAGGGCGCCATCCTCGCGCCAGCGCACGAGATCACCCGTGCGGTAGAGCCGCGCACCCGCTTCGAACGGATCGGCCACGAAGCGTTCCGCCGTGAGACCCGGCCGGGAAGCGTATCCACGCGCGAGCCCGGCGCCGCCCAGGAACAGCTCGCCCGCCGCGCCCGGCGGCACGGGCTGCAGCGCGGCATCGAGCACGTAGGTTCGCTGCCCGGCGATGGGCCGGCCGATCGGCACGGGGCCGCGCTCCTGCGCATGGCAGGTCCAGTGCGTGACGTCGATGGCGGCCTCCGTCGGGCCGTAGAGGTTGTAGAGCGCCGCGCCGGGCAGGCGCTCCAGCACCTGGCGACGCACCTCCGCCGGCAGCGCCTCGCCGCTGCACACGATGCGCCGCACGCTGGCGCAGGCCTCTGCATCCAGTTGCGCCAGCAGGGCCTGCAGCATGGAGGGCACGAAGTGCAGCGTCGTCACCGCATGCCGCTGGATGAGCGCCTGCAGTTGCGCGGGCTCGCGGTGCGCGCCGGGGGGCGCCACCGCCAGGCGTGCGCCCACGGCGAGCGGCCAGAAGAATTCCCATACCGACACGTCGAAGCCGAAGGGCGTCTTCTGCAGCACCGTGTCGCCCGGGCCCAGGCCGTAGGCCTGCTGCATCCACGCGATCCGGTTCGACAGCGCGCCGTGGCGGTTGGCCGCGCCCTTGGGCCGGCCGGTGGAACCCGAGGTATAGATCACGTAGGCCAGGTGCTCGGGATGCAGTGCCGCGGGCGGGCACGCGGCTTCCGCACCATCGCCCGGCTGTGCATCCTCCAGGGGCAGAAGGACCACGGGCTGCGCCATCTCCGACGGCAGGCAGGCGCGGTGGGCGGCGTCGGTCAGCACCAGCGCCGGTGCGCAGTCGCCGAGCATGTAGGCGATGCGATCCGCCGGCAGTTCGGGGTCGAGCGGCACGTAGGCACCGCCGGCCTTCAGCACAGCGAGCAGCGCCTCCACCATGTCCGAGCCACGCGCGAGCGCCACGCCCACCAGCGTCTCCGGGCCCACGCCGCCAGCGCGCAGCCGCCGTGCGAGGCGGCTGGTGCGTGCGTCGAGCTGCGCATATGTCCATTCGCGGTCGCCGGACACCAGGGCGGGCGCATCGGGCGTCAGCGCCGCCTGGCGCTCGAACATCCGGTGCACGGGCAGGTCCATCGCCACGGCGTCCCCGCCTGCCGAGCATGCCTGCAGGCGCGCGCGCTCGGCATCGCCTAGCATGGCGACTTCGCCGACGGGGCGCCCGGGGTCATGGGCCAGCGCATCCAGCATGCGTTCGTAATGGCCGGCGATTTCCGCCATTTCCTGCGGTGTGAACTTCGCCGCGTCGTAGCGGAAAGCGGCGAGCAGCCCGCCCCCGG comes from the Paracidovorax avenae ATCC 19860 genome and includes:
- a CDS encoding non-ribosomal peptide synthetase; its protein translation is MSDSPLLSERRARLSPEQQALLRQRLGGRPSASGGAEPGHAPALDVLPRSGLPEGAEAPLSWAQQGQWFLWRMDPGNTAYHVGGGLDFEGPLDAAALHAALQALVRRHAGLRTVFGEGDDGTPWQRVEPAREVPLPCTDVSGWALADRDARLEALAREVCAEPFDLRRGPLLRCALARLGPREHRLLFMMHHIASDAWTVERILDEWARGYADALEGRAPFDAPPALRYVDFAVWQRQWLQGPEAARHRDYWTRQLAEEAPVLQIGRGAVAPALQSPPAPETVAAQHLLAVPAPLAQALRQRARAHGTTLFCVLLAAFHAVLFRHAGHAVQRVGVPVAGRNRPETADMAGVFINTVVMQARPAPQMPLSALLAQVHATALEAREHEDLPFEHVAQVLRPERTQEGGGLFQCMFNHLGEGGRPLAGWPGLAVRRVDPGLRAAPFGLTLETMENPGGGLLAAFRYDAAKFTPQEMAEIAGHYERMLDALAHDPGRPVGEVAMLGDAERARLQACSAGGDAVAMDLPVHRMFERQAALTPDAPALVSGDREWTYAQLDARTSRLARRLRAGGVGPETLVGVALARGSDMVEALLAVLKAGGAYVPLDPELPADRIAYMLGDCAPALVLTDAAHRACLPSEMAQPVVLLPLEDAQPGDGAEAACPPAALHPEHLAYVIYTSGSTGRPKGAANRHGALSNRIAWMQQAYGLGPGDTVLQKTPFGFDVSVWEFFWPLAVGARLAVAPPGAHREPAQLQALIQRHAVTTLHFVPSMLQALLAQLDAEACASVRRIVCSGEALPAEVRRQVLERLPGAALYNLYGPTEAAIDVTHWTCHAQERGPVPIGRPIAGQRTYVLDAALQPVPPGAAGELFLGGAGLARGYASRPGLTAERFVADPFEAGARLYRTGDLVRWREDGALEYLGRLDHQVKIRGQRIELGEIEARLLASPGVREAVAVAASTPAGTALVAYCSPHAGATLDGEALRARLAAELPEAMVPSQIAVLPELPLNANGKVDRKALPSVQPASTAGYTAPQGEVEEALARMWCELLALPRAGRTDHFFAQGGHSLMAMQLVARVRSGLQAEISVRDVFLHPVLADLARCVETARPQRPVADALSRLDAFLDDMEMAG